The Caretta caretta isolate rCarCar2 chromosome 15, rCarCar1.hap1, whole genome shotgun sequence genome window below encodes:
- the TESC gene encoding calcineurin B homologous protein 3, with the protein MGSSHSMPEEIQELADKTGFTLEQIEHLHRRFRQISGDQPTIRKESFDRIPDLEFNPIRSKIVRAFFDKRNLRQAPSGLADEINFEDFLTIMSYFRPIEMNMDEEQLDHFRKEKLKFLFHMYDSDNDGKITLLEYRKVVEELLSRNPHLEKESARSIADGAMMEAASICVGQMEPDQVYEGITFEDFLKMWQGIDINTKMHVRFLNMEPIAHCH; encoded by the exons tCACTTTGGAACAAATTGAGCACCTTCACCGGAGATTCAGGCAGATAAGTGGGGACCAGCCAACCATCCG CAAGGAGAGTTTTGACAGGATCCCCGACCTGGAGTTCAATCCAATTAGGTCGAAAATTGTCCGTGCCTTTTTCGACAAGAG GAACCTACGGCAGGCACCCAGTGGGTTAGCTGATGAGATCAACTTTGAGGACTTCCTGACCATCATGTCCTATTTCAGGCCTATTGAGATGAACATGGACGAAGAGCAGCTGGATCACTTCCGGAAGGAGAAACTAAAAT TTCTCTTTCACATGTACGATTCGGACAACGATGGGAAGATCACCCTGCTGGAATACAGAAAA GTGGTGGAAGAGCTGCTGTCTAGGAACCCCCACCTGGAGAAGGAGTCAGCGAGATCAATTGCGGATGGTGCCATGATGGAGGCTGCCAGCATCTGTGTGGGACAAATG gagccagaccaGGTGTACGAGGGAATCACATTTGAAGACTTCCTTAAG ATGTGGCAGGGGATTGACATCAACACCAAGATGCACGTCCGCTTTCTAAACATGGAGCCTATTGCACATTGCCACTGA